One genomic window of bacterium includes the following:
- a CDS encoding two-component regulator propeller domain-containing protein, which yields MTKHFYIIFILLSVFAYNTANALHLGWTNYTCGLVVTAVADSGNELWVGTYTGLVKINKTTSEMTFYNHANSGLPYNTVSALAIEGSNIWVGTLHGGLAKFDGTNWTVYNSLNSGLPNNGVRSLAIEGTNIWIGTYGGLAKFNGTTWNVYKTSNSALPDNWVFAIAIEESNIWIGTWGGLAKFDGTNWTVFKTSNSGLPDNLVYALGVEGSNIWVGTSWDGGLAKFDGANWTVFNDSNSVLPIKDITALAIEESNIWIGTDGGGLVKFDGTNWTIFNTSNSGLPSDTVSALVIEKSNIWIGTGDIQCSGYYGSGLARFDGTNWTVFNPSNSGLLNNDVYALAIEGSNKWIGIWNAGLEKFDDTTWTIYEMSNSGLPANSITDLGIEGNNIWIGTGNSYGFNGGLAKFDGTNWTVFNTSNSALPLNDITVLAIEGSNKWIGTDGRGVAKFDDVHWTLVDTSISGKPYNSVDAIAIKGSNVWIGAYYYGLAKFDGTNWTLFNESNSGLPLNYVKALAIEGSNIWIGTWGKGLAKFDGTNWTVYDTLNSDLPANCVSDLAIEGSNIWIGTLDGLAKFDGTNWSVYDTSNSGLPNNYVNTLAVEGSNIWIGTWGGGLAVYYTTIGTEENADFGRRSASGGIAELKILKNPFVKSTTISYSLPVKTTISLKLYDITGSCVKTLINGEKEAGTYTVTFPAKGLSTGIYFATLTTICHSECNEESHKFKLTKKLILMK from the coding sequence ATGACTAAACATTTTTATATAATATTTATTTTATTGTCCGTCTTTGCCTATAATACTGCGAATGCTCTACACCTGGGATGGACCAATTACACTTGTGGATTAGTTGTTACTGCTGTTGCCGATAGTGGCAATGAATTATGGGTTGGTACTTATACCGGACTCGTAAAAATAAACAAAACTACTTCAGAAATGACATTTTATAACCACGCGAATTCCGGATTGCCTTATAACACTGTTTCTGCTCTTGCAATAGAGGGAAGTAATATTTGGGTTGGTACTTTGCATGGCGGGCTTGCGAAGTTTGATGGCACTAATTGGACTGTCTATAACAGCTTGAATTCCGGATTGCCTAATAATGGGGTTCGCTCCCTTGCAATAGAAGGAACTAATATATGGATTGGAACTTATGGTGGTCTTGCGAAGTTTAATGGAACTACTTGGAATGTATATAAAACTTCAAATTCCGCTTTGCCTGACAACTGGGTCTTTGCAATTGCAATAGAAGAAAGTAATATTTGGATTGGTACTTGGGGGGGGCTTGCAAAGTTTGACGGCACGAACTGGACTGTGTTCAAAACATCAAATTCCGGACTGCCTGATAACCTTGTCTATGCTCTTGGAGTAGAAGGGAGTAATATTTGGGTTGGTACTAGTTGGGATGGTGGACTTGCAAAATTCGATGGCGCTAATTGGACCGTTTTTAACGATTCGAATTCTGTTTTGCCTATTAAAGATATTACCGCTCTTGCAATAGAAGAAAGTAATATATGGATTGGCACTGATGGTGGTGGACTTGTGAAGTTTGATGGAACTAACTGGACTATTTTCAACACATCTAATTCCGGTTTACCGTCGGATACTGTCTCTGCTCTTGTAATAGAAAAAAGTAATATCTGGATTGGAACCGGAGATATTCAATGTTCTGGTTATTATGGCAGTGGTCTTGCGAGATTTGACGGGACTAACTGGACTGTATTCAATCCTTCAAATTCTGGTTTGCTTAATAACGATGTCTATGCTCTTGCGATAGAAGGGAGTAATAAATGGATTGGTATTTGGAATGCCGGTCTTGAAAAATTTGACGATACTACCTGGACTATTTATGAAATGTCAAATTCCGGATTACCTGCTAACTCTATCACTGATCTTGGGATAGAAGGAAATAATATCTGGATAGGCACTGGTAATTCTTATGGTTTTAATGGTGGGCTTGCGAAGTTTGATGGCACTAACTGGACTGTGTTCAACACCTCAAATTCCGCTTTGCCTCTTAATGATATCACTGTTCTTGCAATAGAAGGAAGTAATAAATGGATTGGCACTGATGGTCGTGGAGTTGCAAAGTTTGATGATGTTCACTGGACTTTGGTCGATACATCAATTTCCGGCAAGCCGTATAACTCTGTTGATGCCATAGCAATAAAAGGAAGTAATGTATGGATTGGCGCTTATTATTATGGTCTTGCGAAGTTTGACGGCACGAACTGGACTTTGTTCAACGAATCAAATTCCGGCTTGCCCCTTAATTATGTGAAGGCTCTTGCAATAGAAGGGAGTAATATATGGATTGGTACCTGGGGAAAGGGGCTTGCGAAGTTTGATGGCACGAATTGGACCGTATATGACACATTAAATTCCGATTTGCCTGCTAACTGTGTCAGCGATCTTGCAATAGAAGGTAGTAATATCTGGATTGGTACTTTGGATGGTTTAGCGAAGTTTGACGGCACTAACTGGAGTGTATACGATACCTCAAATTCCGGATTGCCTAACAACTATGTCAATACTCTTGCGGTAGAAGGGAGTAATATCTGGATTGGTACTTGGGGTGGCGGTCTTGCAGTATATTATACTACGATAGGAACAGAAGAAAATGCGGATTTTGGTCGAAGATCCGCCTCAGGCGGAATTGCGGAATTGAAAATACTAAAAAACCCGTTTGTTAAATCAACGACTATTAGTTATTCACTTCCCGTTAAGACTACAATATCATTAAAACTTTATGATATTACCGGGAGTTGTGTAAAAACATTAATCAACGGCGAAAAAGAAGCGGGTACTTACACTGTCACTTTTCCCGCCAAAGGACTTTCTACAGGCATCTATTTCGCAACACTCACAACAATTTGTCATTCTGAGTGTAACGAAGAATCTCATAAGTTTAAATTAACAAAGAAACTAATTTTAATGAAGTAA
- a CDS encoding T9SS type A sorting domain-containing protein gives MLNETKSALGGRKLLFGIFIAGLFSNAVFANVSVVDSILFRPQAGNGLNPIGVAVNPTTNKIYTVNRWSDNVSVIDGANNSVIDVISVGQEPGGICVNPLTNRVYVTDEWGYVSVIDGATDSVVSVVEVVFGAWGICVNTVTNKIYVACWNSDTVSVIDGTTDLVIATIPVDSGPNGICVNPTTNKIYVANTYSKNISVIDGTTDSVIDTISLEINPFRICVNPTTNKIYMTNWKGSDTVLVIDGTTNSVIDNVILESYASNICVNPTTNKIYTANLDSNTVSVIDGTTDSFIDTVTVGEYPYGICVNPTTNKIYAANEYDNTVSVIDGTNNSVLAAVNIGSWPYYICVNPTTNKIYLTYLYRNNISVIDATTNSIVDTVAVSANWYQSPRGICVNSTTNKIYTVNGNVSVIDGTNDSLLAAVAVDGNPNDICVNPVTNRIYVTNYDTNTVSVIDGTTNSVLVMAITVGSNPCAIGVNPATNKIYVASQYNDSISVIDGTSNLVIGTVYTGCWSPRRIYVNPVTNKIYVTNFYDNISVIDGITNSIIDTIDVGTSTEAMCINPLANKIYVTSYDFSSDSGMVSVINGVTNLVTQTVLVGQEPFGITVNPQDSLVYVSCRNGGGIWILKDDMGIEESADFGLRNADLQIGQNPFIKSTVINYQIPAKSKISLKLYDISGSCVKTLINGEKEAGSYSVTFPAKGLSTGIYFATLTTDKFKLTKKLILMK, from the coding sequence ATGTTGAACGAAACGAAATCCGCCTTAGGCGGAAGAAAATTATTATTCGGAATATTTATAGCAGGTTTGTTTTCAAATGCCGTATTTGCAAATGTATCAGTCGTTGACAGTATATTGTTTCGCCCGCAGGCAGGAAATGGATTGAACCCAATCGGAGTGGCCGTAAATCCGACAACAAACAAAATTTATACCGTAAATCGCTGGAGTGATAATGTTTCGGTAATTGACGGGGCAAATAATTCAGTAATTGATGTCATATCTGTTGGGCAAGAGCCTGGAGGTATATGCGTAAATCCTTTGACAAACAGGGTATATGTAACAGATGAATGGGGTTATGTTTCGGTAATTGACGGAGCAACCGATTCGGTTGTTTCTGTCGTAGAGGTAGTATTTGGAGCATGGGGTATATGTGTAAACACGGTAACAAATAAGATTTATGTGGCGTGTTGGAATAGCGATACCGTTTCGGTAATTGATGGAACAACTGATTTGGTCATTGCTACGATACCTGTTGATTCTGGACCTAACGGTATATGCGTAAATCCGACAACAAATAAAATTTATGTGGCAAATACTTATAGTAAAAATATTTCAGTAATTGATGGGACAACTGATTCAGTCATTGATACAATCTCCTTAGAAATCAACCCTTTTCGTATATGTGTAAATCCAACAACAAATAAGATTTATATGACAAACTGGAAGGGGAGTGATACCGTTTTGGTGATCGACGGCACAACTAACTCGGTTATTGATAACGTGATTCTTGAATCGTATGCTTCAAATATATGCGTAAATCCAACAACGAATAAAATTTATACAGCAAATCTCGATAGTAATACTGTTTCGGTAATTGATGGGACAACAGACTCTTTTATTGATACGGTAACTGTTGGAGAATATCCTTATGGGATATGCGTAAACCCGACAACAAATAAAATTTATGCGGCAAATGAATATGATAATACCGTTTCCGTAATTGATGGAACAAATAATTCAGTGCTTGCTGCGGTAAATATTGGCTCTTGGCCTTATTATATTTGTGTAAATCCGACAACAAATAAAATTTATTTAACATATTTATATAGAAATAATATTTCAGTAATTGATGCAACAACTAATTCGATTGTTGATACTGTGGCTGTCAGCGCTAATTGGTACCAGTCCCCTCGTGGGATATGTGTAAATTCAACAACAAACAAAATCTATACGGTAAATGGTAATGTTTCCGTAATTGATGGGACGAATGATTCGTTGCTTGCTGCCGTAGCTGTTGATGGTAATCCCAACGATATATGTGTAAATCCTGTGACGAATAGAATTTATGTCACAAATTATGATACGAATACCGTTTCCGTAATTGACGGAACAACTAATTCTGTGCTTGTTATGGCAATTACTGTAGGGTCTAACCCTTGCGCTATAGGTGTAAATCCGGCAACAAATAAGATTTATGTGGCGAGTCAGTATAACGATAGTATTTCGGTTATAGATGGAACGAGCAATTTAGTTATTGGCACAGTATATACCGGGTGTTGGAGCCCTCGAAGGATATACGTAAATCCGGTAACAAATAAAATTTATGTGACAAATTTTTATGATAATATTTCGGTAATTGATGGAATAACTAATTCAATTATCGATACGATAGATGTGGGAACATCTACTGAGGCTATGTGTATAAACCCATTAGCAAATAAAATCTATGTAACAAGTTATGATTTCTCTTCGGATAGTGGTATGGTTTCGGTAATTAACGGAGTAACCAATTTAGTAACGCAGACAGTTCTTGTAGGACAAGAACCTTTCGGTATTACAGTAAATCCGCAGGATAGTTTGGTGTATGTAAGTTGCAGAAATGGGGGCGGAATCTGGATACTTAAAGACGATATGGGGATAGAAGAAAGTGCGGATTTTGGATTGCGGAATGCGGATTTACAGATAGGACAAAATCCGTTTATTAAATCAACAGTTATTAACTATCAGATTCCTGCTAAAAGTAAAATATCATTAAAACTTTATGACATTTCCGGGAGTTGTGTAAAAACATTAATCAACGGCGAAAAAGAAGCCGGAAGTTACAGTGTTACTTTCCCCGCCAAAGGACTTTCTACAGGCATCTATTTCGCAACACTCACAACAGATAAGTTTAAATTGACAAAGAAGCTTATTTTAATGAAATAA
- a CDS encoding FlgD immunoglobulin-like domain containing protein, with the protein MFKKVSITLLLLFSVNSFADWTKWIGRQESQYAGDVKQCPDGGFIVAGKLDKDPGSLKEYDFYLVKTDSAGDTLWTKNYGSDDKSEMANSIQICDDSGFIVVGTRDRGMYGDIFALRTKANGDTVWTKIYNLMDKNYGNYVCKCSSGGFLIAGKVTSNTYACLIRIDEDGDTLWTRKYGPGNDEWASCVQECNDGNFIVSGYSFVGASAGGSVLLMKVDTLGDTLWTRTYGTTELDMGYSVQECADNGFIIVAETYPSGSDKNNVYIIRTNSTGDSLWTRIYGGAQNDLCTSVLECSEGGFLVSGESYSFGSNADIYILKLNANGDTTWTKTYDGMGYNDNGGYLAKCASGYIIAGTATSYMYPYILLIRLSSIGVEEKGITKQTTTLNASPNPFNSFANIRYTLANTGHATLKVFDISGKPVRTLINKVQSSGAYNVQWDGKSVTGKQLPNGYYFYQLKTATETRTQKTLLVR; encoded by the coding sequence ATGTTTAAAAAGGTTAGTATTACGTTGCTTCTTTTATTCTCGGTTAATTCCTTTGCAGATTGGACTAAATGGATAGGCAGACAGGAATCTCAATACGCCGGAGATGTTAAACAATGTCCGGACGGAGGATTTATAGTTGCAGGAAAATTAGATAAAGATCCGGGTTCACTTAAAGAGTACGATTTTTATCTTGTAAAAACGGATTCAGCCGGAGATACTTTATGGACAAAAAATTATGGCAGCGATGACAAAAGTGAAATGGCTAATTCCATTCAAATATGCGATGACAGCGGCTTTATTGTTGTTGGAACAAGAGACCGTGGTATGTATGGAGACATTTTTGCCTTAAGAACCAAAGCCAATGGCGACACTGTATGGACAAAAATTTATAATTTAATGGATAAAAATTACGGAAATTATGTTTGCAAATGCAGCAGCGGTGGCTTTTTGATTGCAGGAAAAGTAACTTCCAACACCTATGCCTGTCTTATCAGAATAGATGAAGACGGAGATACTCTCTGGACGAGAAAGTATGGGCCGGGGAATGACGAATGGGCTAGTTGCGTTCAGGAATGTAATGACGGTAATTTTATAGTCTCAGGGTACTCATTTGTCGGTGCTTCCGCCGGGGGCAGCGTATTGCTTATGAAAGTCGATACACTGGGCGATACTCTCTGGACAAGAACTTATGGCACAACCGAACTTGATATGGGTTATTCCGTTCAGGAATGCGCAGATAATGGATTTATAATCGTAGCAGAAACATATCCATCCGGTTCGGATAAAAATAATGTATATATTATCAGAACAAATTCTACCGGGGACAGCTTATGGACAAGAATTTATGGCGGAGCTCAGAACGATTTGTGCACTTCTGTACTGGAATGTTCCGAAGGCGGATTTTTAGTCTCAGGAGAGAGTTATTCCTTTGGTAGCAATGCTGATATATATATTCTCAAATTAAATGCAAATGGCGACACTACCTGGACAAAAACCTATGACGGTATGGGTTATAATGACAATGGCGGCTATCTTGCAAAATGCGCAAGCGGGTATATAATTGCAGGAACGGCAACGAGTTATATGTATCCCTATATATTACTCATAAGACTTTCTTCTATTGGAGTTGAGGAAAAAGGGATTACAAAGCAAACAACTACTCTTAACGCTTCTCCGAATCCGTTCAATTCATTTGCTAACATCCGATACACACTTGCAAATACGGGACACGCTACGCTGAAAGTTTTTGATATTTCAGGTAAACCGGTGCGGACATTAATAAATAAAGTTCAGTCTTCCGGTGCTTATAACGTGCAGTGGGATGGCAAATCCGTGACAGGCAAGCAATTACCAAATGGTTATTACTTCTATCAACTGAAGACGGCAACCGAAACAAGAACACAAAAAACATTATTAGTTAGATAA
- a CDS encoding YncE family protein, producing the protein MRKFLFGIFIISLFSNLGSAQVSVIDSIILRPTAGNGTSPVIICVNETTNKIYVGNSGSKNISVINGASNAVMAVIKTNIDPEDICVNKATNKIYVTNLFGDNVLVIDGSNNTIIDTIEAGTRPSSICVNETTNKIYVANRDSSAVVVIDGVTNTIIDTIGIGIQGYSSIWGICVNETTNKVYVTSYGYGSKLSVLDGSTNTFIDTIRMCIWPDGVCVNETTNKIYVTNRLSDTVLVIDGTSNTIIDAIKVGDYPTNICVNEATNKIYVADNQSSDISVIDGANGTVVDTIELGFWAGDICLNETTNKIYTIANNNNNVFVIDGITDTIIAAIQEGYTPYSICTDKATNRVYAVGLEDSSVLVVNGVNDAVIDRVKIEWGNDICVNQTTNKIYVARNNVLVIDGTNNTIMDTINVFGNAICVNETTNRIYVSEGTYIFVIDGSSDTIIDTINAQSYYSTEYCLCVNEITNKIYLATMSPSPHSLILTIDGISNTVTDTIMDYGTPYDICVNQVTNKIYVTLASSYYGVLVIDGGSNTIADTIEMSAAYGICANEKLNRIYVTNPYYDSLIVINCANNTIEQQVSVGERPTFIAFNPVTNFIYVSCLDAGGIWVLGDETGIEEQENADFGSQNPKLEILKNPFVKSTVITYSVPPNNYYTNTLLTVFDLSGRCVKTLVNGEKEAGAYTVTFPAKGLSTGIYFATLTTDKLKLTKKLILIK; encoded by the coding sequence ATGAGAAAATTCTTATTCGGAATATTTATAATCAGTTTGTTCTCAAACCTCGGGTCTGCGCAGGTGTCAGTCATTGACAGCATAATACTCCGTCCCACGGCAGGCAACGGAACATCCCCTGTAATTATATGTGTGAACGAAACAACAAACAAAATATATGTTGGAAATAGTGGAAGTAAAAATATCTCCGTAATAAATGGCGCAAGTAATGCGGTTATGGCAGTAATAAAAACAAACATAGACCCCGAAGACATTTGTGTAAACAAAGCAACAAATAAAATATATGTAACGAATTTGTTTGGAGATAATGTTTTAGTCATAGATGGCTCAAATAATACGATTATCGATACTATAGAAGCGGGTACCCGTCCAAGTAGTATCTGTGTAAACGAAACAACGAATAAAATATACGTGGCAAATCGTGATAGCAGCGCTGTTGTGGTAATCGATGGCGTAACAAATACAATCATAGATACAATAGGAATAGGAATACAGGGATATTCTTCCATCTGGGGCATCTGCGTGAATGAAACAACTAATAAAGTATATGTGACAAGTTATGGTTATGGGAGTAAACTTTCAGTACTGGATGGCTCAACCAATACGTTCATAGATACCATAAGAATGTGTATCTGGCCCGATGGTGTCTGCGTTAATGAAACAACGAATAAAATATATGTAACAAACAGACTTAGCGATACTGTGTTAGTCATAGACGGGACAAGTAATACAATTATAGATGCAATAAAAGTAGGCGATTACCCTACCAATATTTGCGTAAATGAAGCGACAAATAAAATATACGTAGCAGATAACCAGAGTAGTGATATTTCGGTAATAGATGGGGCAAACGGTACGGTTGTGGATACAATAGAACTGGGATTTTGGGCAGGTGATATCTGTCTGAATGAAACAACAAATAAAATATATACAATTGCAAATAATAATAATAATGTTTTTGTAATAGATGGAATAACCGATACGATTATTGCTGCCATACAAGAAGGCTATACGCCTTATAGTATATGCACGGACAAAGCGACAAACAGGGTATACGCAGTAGGGTTGGAAGACAGCAGTGTTTTAGTTGTAAACGGTGTTAATGATGCAGTCATAGATAGGGTAAAAATTGAATGGGGAAATGATATCTGTGTAAACCAGACGACAAATAAAATATATGTAGCAAGAAACAATGTCCTGGTGATTGATGGGACAAACAATACGATTATGGATACAATAAATGTATTTGGCAATGCTATCTGTGTCAATGAGACTACAAATAGAATATATGTCTCGGAAGGAACTTATATTTTTGTCATAGATGGTTCAAGTGATACGATTATAGATACAATAAATGCCCAATCCTATTATAGTACAGAATATTGTCTTTGTGTAAATGAGATAACAAATAAAATATACCTTGCAACAATGTCTCCCAGCCCTCATTCATTGATACTAACTATAGACGGGATAAGTAATACAGTTACCGATACGATAATGGATTATGGAACACCTTATGATATTTGTGTAAATCAGGTGACAAACAAAATATACGTGACACTTGCATCCTCATACTATGGTGTTTTAGTAATAGATGGCGGAAGCAATACTATTGCAGATACGATAGAAATGTCTGCTGCTTATGGAATATGCGCTAATGAGAAGTTAAATAGAATATACGTGACAAATCCTTATTATGATAGTCTCATAGTAATAAACTGCGCAAATAATACGATAGAGCAACAAGTCAGTGTTGGAGAACGTCCGACGTTTATTGCATTTAATCCTGTAACTAATTTTATATACGTAAGCTGCTTAGATGCAGGAGGCATATGGGTACTCGGAGACGAAACAGGAATAGAAGAACAAGAAAATGCGGATTTTGGATCCCAAAATCCAAAATTAGAAATACTTAAAAACCCGTTTGTGAAATCAACAGTTATTACTTATTCTGTTCCTCCTAATAACTATTATACTAATACACTATTAACTGTTTTTGACCTTTCCGGCCGTTGTGTAAAAACACTTGTAAACGGCGAAAAAGAAGCGGGTGCTTATACTGTCACCTTCCCCGCCAAAGGACTTTCTACAGGTATCTATTTCGCAACGCTTACAACAGATAAGTTAAAACTGACAAAGAAACTAATATTAATAAAATAA
- a CDS encoding two-component regulator propeller domain-containing protein, with protein MTKHFYIIFFLLSAFAYNTANAQYPGWQNYTSAEDYVTDVVSEGNKIWIGTMAGGLVCMDTATGGTQLYNCCNSGLPNNCITFLLMEGTTKWIGTGGGLVKFDGTNWTVYNMSNSDLPSNLVYSIATEGLTKWVGTDSGLVKFDGTNWTVYKTNNSGLPDNHVWNILVEDSIKWIGTADGLAKFDDNIWIVYKTTNSGLPSNRINALVIEGTTKWIGTNWGLASFDNTKWTFYDNTNSGLPDNWINALAIEGTTKWIGTDCGLAKFDGTNWTVYDTSNSGFLYDCVNSITIEGATKWVGISGCGLAKFDGTNWTFYRGLPNNIVYSLAIDGTTKWIGTDNGLGKFDGTNWSVYDMRNSGLPDNIVYSLAIDGSNIWIGTYGGLAKFDGTNWIVYDTSNSGLPNNSVSALAIEGTTMWVGTGTYPTYGWGIAKFDGTNWTVYNENNSGLPDNRVTAIAIEGTIKWIGTQYGLAKYDGINWTVYNTSNSVLPDNNVTALVIEGNNKWIGTDGGLVKFDGTNWTVYKKSNSGLPGDDVTSFAVEGTTKWVGTWSGGLAKFDGTNWTVYNQNNSGLPDNRISSLALEGTTIWIGTEWHGLASYSEQGIEEPSISDFGLRNLELKILKNPFISSTTLQYAIPTSSGVSLKVFDLSGRCVKTLVNGEKEAGTYTVTFPAKGLSTGVYFATLTTICHSECNEESHKFKLTKKLILMK; from the coding sequence ATGACTAAACATTTTTATATAATATTTTTTTTATTGTCTGCCTTTGCCTATAATACTGCGAATGCCCAATACCCTGGTTGGCAAAATTATACAAGCGCAGAAGATTATGTCACTGATGTTGTTAGCGAAGGAAATAAAATATGGATTGGGACTATGGCTGGCGGATTAGTTTGTATGGACACAGCTACGGGGGGGACGCAATTGTATAACTGCTGTAATTCAGGCTTGCCCAATAATTGTATTACTTTTCTTTTAATGGAAGGAACAACAAAGTGGATCGGGACTGGTGGTGGATTGGTAAAGTTTGATGGAACTAACTGGACTGTGTATAATATGAGTAACTCAGACTTGCCAAGTAATTTGGTTTATTCAATAGCAACAGAAGGTTTAACGAAGTGGGTCGGAACTGATAGTGGATTAGTAAAGTTTGACGGAACTAATTGGACTGTTTATAAGACAAATAATTCAGGATTGCCTGATAATCATGTTTGGAATATTTTAGTAGAAGATTCAATAAAGTGGATTGGGACTGCTGATGGATTGGCAAAGTTTGATGATAATATCTGGATTGTTTATAAGACTACTAATTCAGGGTTGCCGAGTAATCGAATTAATGCTCTTGTAATAGAAGGAACAACGAAATGGATCGGGACTAATTGGGGGTTAGCAAGCTTTGACAACACTAAGTGGACTTTTTATGATAATACCAATTCAGGATTACCGGATAATTGGATTAATGCCCTTGCTATAGAAGGCACAACGAAATGGATTGGGACTGATTGTGGATTAGCAAAGTTTGATGGCACGAATTGGACCGTTTATGATACGAGTAATTCAGGATTCCTTTACGATTGTGTTAATTCAATTACCATAGAAGGAGCAACAAAGTGGGTTGGTATTTCTGGTTGTGGTCTTGCGAAGTTTGACGGCACTAACTGGACTTTTTATAGGGGATTGCCTAATAATATTGTTTATTCTCTTGCAATAGATGGAACAACGAAGTGGATTGGGACTGATAATGGATTAGGAAAATTTGATGGCACTAACTGGAGTGTTTATGATATGAGAAATTCAGGATTGCCGGATAATATTGTTTATTCTCTTGCAATAGATGGAAGTAATATCTGGATTGGCACTTATGGTGGATTGGCAAAGTTTGACGGCACCAACTGGATTGTTTATGATACTAGCAATTCAGGATTGCCTAATAATTCGGTTTCTGCTCTTGCCATTGAAGGAACAACAATGTGGGTCGGAACGGGTACTTATCCTACGTATGGCTGGGGTATTGCAAAATTTGACGGTACTAACTGGACTGTTTATAATGAAAATAATTCAGGCTTGCCGGACAATCGTGTTACTGCTATTGCCATAGAAGGAACAATAAAGTGGATTGGAACTCAATATGGCTTAGCGAAATACGATGGCATTAACTGGACTGTTTATAACACAAGTAATTCAGTTTTACCTGATAATAATGTTACTGCTTTGGTAATAGAAGGAAATAATAAATGGATTGGAACCGATGGTGGGTTAGTGAAGTTTGATGGCACCAATTGGACTGTTTATAAAAAGAGTAATTCAGGCTTACCCGGCGATGATGTTACTTCGTTTGCAGTGGAAGGAACAACAAAGTGGGTTGGAACTTGGAGTGGGGGATTAGCAAAATTTGACGGTACTAACTGGACTGTTTATAATCAAAATAATTCAGGATTACCGGATAATCGTATTTCATCCCTTGCTTTAGAAGGGACAACGATATGGATTGGAACTGAGTGGCATGGTTTAGCAAGTTATAGTGAACAAGGGATAGAAGAACCATCAATTTCGGATTTTGGATTGCGGAATTTGGAATTAAAAATATTAAAAAACCCATTTATTAGTAGCACAACTCTTCAATACGCAATACCCACATCTTCCGGAGTATCTTTGAAGGTTTTTGACCTTTCCGGCCGTTGTGTAAAAACATTAGTAAACGGCGAAAAAGAAGCCGGCACTTATACTGTCACCTTCCCCGCCAAAGGACTTTCTACAGGTGTCTATTTCGCAACGCTCACAACAATTTGTCATTCTGAGTGTAACGAAGAATCTCATAAGTTTAAATTAACAAAGAAACTAATTTTGATGAAGTAG